The following coding sequences lie in one Terriglobia bacterium genomic window:
- a CDS encoding DUF2029 domain-containing protein — protein MYPPTALPLLATIAWLNWPQALHVWVAINCAAAILLCVAVWQMGAGTLSKEARLIPLAVVLGFAPLHTGFATGQISFSVAALVVAAVWVRVHHPVLAGTILGSAAALKPQLVIFLLLFFVLAREHRIWISATFTGAIFAGVGLLRIQRLHPAWAQALESNAQYWFQPGSVHDYALGPNRFHLINLQMPSYAVLHSRTAANLFAWLMFSIALAIWGILVLRNTHQRLLALAGISAISLLPAYHRTYDAGLLVLAIVWALPQFLITRCRVAAASLICLLAFMFPTGAFLGGATMQGRIPGNVATSWWWQSVILPHQGWALLALVWLLIAALGTNSTNVADCASKSPPASPTRFSAPSDTRFTASGADSWSARTCQGNALVPR, from the coding sequence ATGTATCCTCCCACTGCATTGCCCCTGCTGGCCACAATCGCGTGGCTCAACTGGCCCCAAGCACTGCATGTGTGGGTCGCGATAAACTGCGCCGCTGCCATCCTGTTGTGTGTTGCGGTGTGGCAAATGGGGGCAGGCACACTGTCCAAGGAGGCACGGCTGATACCATTGGCGGTCGTCTTGGGGTTTGCTCCTCTGCACACAGGTTTTGCTACTGGCCAGATCAGTTTCTCGGTTGCTGCGCTGGTTGTTGCCGCGGTCTGGGTTCGTGTACACCATCCGGTCCTTGCCGGCACGATACTCGGAAGTGCGGCGGCGCTGAAGCCGCAACTGGTCATCTTCCTGCTGCTTTTTTTTGTGCTCGCCAGAGAACATCGGATATGGATTTCCGCTACCTTTACAGGTGCAATTTTCGCCGGTGTCGGGTTGCTCCGCATTCAGAGACTGCATCCCGCGTGGGCTCAAGCGCTCGAGAGCAACGCTCAGTACTGGTTCCAGCCAGGTTCCGTGCACGACTACGCCCTCGGTCCAAATCGTTTCCACCTGATCAACTTGCAAATGCCGTCCTATGCAGTGCTGCACAGCCGTACCGCGGCAAACCTATTCGCATGGTTGATGTTCTCGATAGCGCTGGCCATTTGGGGAATTTTGGTCCTCAGGAATACCCATCAGCGTCTCCTGGCTTTGGCAGGAATATCGGCGATATCGTTGCTCCCGGCGTACCACCGCACGTACGATGCCGGACTGCTCGTCCTGGCAATAGTTTGGGCGTTGCCACAATTTCTGATCACTCGATGTCGCGTTGCCGCGGCATCCCTGATTTGTCTGCTCGCATTCATGTTTCCGACGGGTGCTTTCTTGGGTGGAGCGACAATGCAGGGACGAATTCCGGGCAACGTGGCTACGTCGTGGTGGTGGCAGTCGGTCATCTTACCCCACCAGGGATGGGCGCTTCTCGCATTGGTTTGGTTGTTAATTGCCGCTTTAGGGACGAACTCTACAAATGTTGCCGATTGCGCAAGTAAGTCGCCGCCGGCAAGTCCAACCCGGTTTTCGGCGCCGTCGGATACCCGTTTCACCGCATCCGGTGCGGATTCCTGGAGCGCTCGCACGTGCCAGGGCAATGCACTAGTTCCAAGGTAA
- a CDS encoding class I SAM-dependent methyltransferase: MAATMNALLHFLRVAVGLDEQSSQLTAAETELLLRHLEGAQVFVEIGCYEGKTSCAAARRGVRRVYSVDPFPSGRLAICDGEWIARIQRRRDKCQNLTAVSQVLRCVSTVFLDMHEWIRHSLSWAITGGSYANIVKIHQQRHKSEYATRAPA, translated from the coding sequence ATGGCTGCAACCATGAATGCTCTGCTTCACTTTCTCCGTGTTGCCGTCGGACTGGACGAACAATCCTCGCAACTCACCGCGGCCGAAACCGAACTCCTTCTCCGCCACCTGGAGGGCGCCCAGGTATTCGTCGAAATCGGCTGCTACGAGGGTAAGACTTCCTGCGCGGCGGCGCGGCGCGGCGTGCGCCGGGTGTATTCCGTCGATCCATTCCCCTCGGGGCGCCTCGCCATCTGCGACGGCGAATGGATTGCTCGCATTCAGCGGCGCCGCGACAAGTGCCAGAATCTTACGGCTGTTTCGCAGGTATTGAGGTGCGTGAGCACCGTGTTCTTGGACATGCACGAATGGATACGCCATTCTTTATCGTGGGCTATAACCGGCGGCAGCTATGCTAACATCGTAAAAATTCATCAGCAGCGGCACAAAAGTGAATACGCAACGCGGGCCCCGGCTTGA
- a CDS encoding glycosyltransferase gives MPTVPQQTSTEKSGQRPVVSSPESSLPATQETQSAPALLFVFEFPPCDATAGPILMARLLKGYANDKLHVLAGSHFLKRFQSGRLDCHHLSFPQTSNTGRWGLGRLKQLLEPALLPVLAVYCWWVIRRYRIAAVLSVAHNMFFLAAAVAARLARVPFVLVVHDDWIDSMRSRMWVPSAAARWCYRRVLRGATQIYAVSPGMQQALRQEYGVESEVQLPASEAQPASGDPGSARDTLRVAYAGTMTDVTVPSIDLLVKALQSPALSGIKWSLDLYGALPKYLRQSGWDDERVHAHGWAPQPEVQAALRQADVLYLPYSFDDAHLRVVQTSFPSKLAEYLAAGKPVLICAPPQSGVVPYAREGGFAELVDCPSKDLLAAALVRLATSPEHRQRLAARSLQVFAENHDILRQQREFLACIARLVQQQGQLRERVPNPSLRNAVQPRTFRVLIIFNDVSLYGMERATIETFDLLRPEVEPLFLMTYTAHRLDLPVLREIKRRQLAHTFLSDWQGWPRLAKPAGAAHLLRMFWAFVRGNMDSLRAARGQDAIYLPSANHLGLALLPALWFRLSGRRVLVHFHELAPKPTSVERWAYRIVTDAIHNTESGMQITLAGNPALRHKRNAALSIRTDTSQGESESADVRRQFAGKRNLFFVGQVSHHKGTDLLLDAVKMLAPDHPDLALHIFGGCADEARLRADISSRGLDEMVQLWGFREDVVGLMRFAEIQIYPTPPSRYGESFGRSVVEAMAKGVPAVCFRSGVLPEIVDHGRTGWVCDSESAAALADGIRALLDDPPLRERLARGAREKYETHYADATVRKRWLEWLQP, from the coding sequence ATGCCAACCGTCCCCCAGCAAACTTCCACGGAAAAGTCGGGGCAGCGACCCGTGGTCAGTTCTCCCGAGAGCAGTTTGCCGGCCACCCAGGAGACTCAGAGCGCGCCGGCACTGCTATTCGTTTTCGAATTTCCGCCGTGCGATGCGACTGCCGGACCCATCCTGATGGCTCGGTTGCTGAAGGGTTATGCCAACGACAAGCTGCATGTGCTGGCGGGCTCTCACTTCCTGAAACGCTTTCAAAGCGGCCGCCTCGACTGTCATCACCTGTCGTTTCCCCAAACCAGCAACACTGGACGATGGGGGCTGGGCCGGCTGAAACAACTGCTGGAGCCGGCGTTGTTGCCGGTGCTGGCCGTTTACTGCTGGTGGGTGATTCGCCGGTACCGCATCGCGGCGGTGCTGAGCGTTGCCCACAACATGTTCTTCCTGGCAGCGGCAGTGGCGGCGCGCCTGGCCCGCGTGCCCTTCGTCCTGGTCGTTCACGATGACTGGATTGACTCCATGCGGTCGCGGATGTGGGTGCCGAGCGCAGCGGCGCGCTGGTGCTATCGCCGGGTCTTGCGCGGCGCGACCCAGATTTACGCGGTGTCCCCGGGGATGCAGCAAGCGCTGCGGCAAGAGTACGGCGTGGAGTCGGAGGTGCAATTGCCGGCATCGGAAGCGCAGCCGGCAAGTGGAGACCCGGGTAGCGCGCGCGACACGTTGCGGGTCGCATACGCGGGCACGATGACGGATGTGACCGTCCCGAGTATTGACTTGCTGGTGAAGGCGCTGCAATCGCCGGCGTTGTCGGGAATCAAGTGGTCGCTGGACCTCTACGGAGCATTGCCGAAGTACCTGCGACAATCCGGGTGGGACGATGAGCGGGTTCACGCGCATGGCTGGGCGCCGCAGCCGGAAGTGCAGGCCGCTTTGCGCCAGGCCGATGTGCTCTATTTGCCGTATTCGTTCGATGACGCGCATTTGAGAGTCGTGCAGACGTCGTTTCCATCGAAGTTGGCCGAATATCTGGCGGCAGGGAAGCCTGTCCTGATTTGTGCGCCTCCGCAAAGCGGCGTCGTGCCTTATGCGCGCGAGGGCGGGTTTGCCGAGTTGGTGGATTGCCCAAGCAAAGACCTGCTGGCTGCGGCACTGGTGCGCTTGGCGACTTCACCGGAGCACCGGCAACGGCTGGCGGCCCGAAGTTTGCAGGTGTTCGCCGAAAACCACGACATCCTGCGCCAGCAGCGCGAGTTCCTGGCTTGCATTGCGCGCCTGGTGCAGCAGCAGGGACAGCTCCGCGAACGGGTGCCAAACCCATCGCTTCGCAATGCCGTGCAACCCAGGACGTTTCGAGTTCTGATTATCTTCAACGACGTATCCCTCTACGGCATGGAACGAGCGACGATTGAGACCTTTGACCTGCTCCGGCCTGAGGTCGAGCCGCTTTTCCTGATGACCTACACCGCGCACCGCCTCGATTTGCCGGTATTGCGGGAGATCAAACGGCGGCAGTTGGCCCACACGTTCCTGAGCGACTGGCAAGGCTGGCCGAGGCTGGCAAAGCCGGCCGGCGCCGCGCACCTCTTGCGGATGTTCTGGGCGTTCGTTCGGGGCAATATGGACTCTCTTCGGGCAGCGCGGGGACAGGATGCCATCTACCTTCCTTCGGCAAACCATCTTGGCTTGGCACTGCTGCCGGCCCTTTGGTTTCGGCTGAGCGGACGCCGTGTTCTAGTCCACTTTCACGAACTGGCGCCGAAGCCGACGTCCGTGGAACGCTGGGCGTACCGAATCGTCACCGACGCAATCCATAACACCGAGTCGGGAATGCAGATTACGCTGGCCGGCAACCCGGCCCTGCGGCATAAGCGTAACGCGGCCCTCTCCATTCGCACTGACACGAGCCAGGGCGAGAGTGAAAGTGCCGATGTGCGGCGGCAATTTGCGGGCAAGCGCAACCTTTTCTTTGTGGGGCAGGTGTCTCACCACAAAGGCACGGACCTCTTGCTGGATGCGGTGAAGATGCTGGCGCCGGATCATCCCGATCTAGCCCTGCACATTTTTGGCGGATGCGCCGATGAAGCCAGGCTGCGGGCGGATATTTCCTCGCGTGGCCTGGACGAAATGGTGCAACTCTGGGGATTTCGGGAGGATGTCGTCGGCCTCATGCGGTTCGCGGAGATACAGATCTATCCCACTCCACCGTCGCGATATGGCGAGTCGTTTGGCCGCTCGGTGGTCGAAGCCATGGCCAAGGGCGTCCCGGCGGTATGCTTTCGCAGTGGTGTTTTGCCGGAGATCGTTGACCATGGCCGCACCGGATGGGTATGCGATTCGGAGAGCGCGGCGGCGCTGGCCGATGGCATTCGCGCTCTTCTGGACGATCCACCGCTTCGCGAGCGCCTGGCGCGCGGTGCCCGCGAAAAGTACGAAACACATTACGCAGACGCCACCGTCCGGAAGCGCTGGCTGGAATGGCTGCAACCATGA
- a CDS encoding NAD-dependent epimerase/dehydratase family protein: protein MNSVLITGSSGLIGSECVSYFDRLGWRVHGIDNNMRMSFFGPDGDTSWNLKRLRDTCHHFEHHELDIRDRGRILDLVKQLRPALLIHCAAQPSHDLAKDRPFDDFEINATGTLILLEATRQFCAQSPFIFMSTNKVYGDAPNELPLNELETRWEYARPEDWNGISESCRIDATLHSLFGASKAAADLVVQEYGRYFNMPTVCFRGGCLTGPNHSSAELHGFLAYLARCFREDRAYRVYGYKGKQVRDNIHSQDVCDAFFAFYQSPRCAAVYNLGGGRANSISIIEAIARLGDLFGKKLTTEYVDKNRVGDHICYISDLGRFQTDYPQWRIQVPLEEILLQFVTPSVRAVTA from the coding sequence ATGAATTCGGTGTTGATAACAGGCTCTTCGGGCTTGATTGGTTCGGAATGTGTCAGTTATTTTGACCGGCTGGGATGGCGCGTCCACGGCATTGATAACAACATGCGCATGTCGTTTTTCGGGCCGGATGGCGACACCTCGTGGAACCTGAAGCGGTTGCGCGACACCTGCCATCATTTCGAACATCACGAGCTGGACATCCGCGACCGCGGCCGAATCCTCGACCTGGTGAAGCAATTGCGGCCGGCGCTGCTGATCCATTGCGCCGCTCAGCCCTCGCACGACCTCGCAAAGGACCGCCCGTTCGACGATTTCGAGATCAACGCCACCGGCACGCTGATCCTGTTGGAGGCGACGCGCCAGTTCTGCGCGCAATCGCCGTTTATCTTCATGAGCACGAACAAGGTTTATGGCGATGCGCCCAACGAGCTGCCGCTGAACGAGCTGGAGACGCGCTGGGAGTATGCGCGCCCGGAAGACTGGAATGGCATCAGCGAGTCGTGCCGCATTGATGCCACGCTGCACAGCCTGTTTGGCGCATCCAAAGCGGCGGCCGACCTGGTCGTGCAGGAATACGGGCGGTATTTCAACATGCCGACCGTATGCTTCCGCGGCGGATGTTTGACGGGACCCAACCATTCCAGCGCGGAGTTGCACGGCTTCCTGGCGTACCTGGCGCGCTGCTTTCGCGAAGACCGTGCGTACCGCGTCTACGGCTACAAAGGCAAGCAGGTGCGCGACAACATCCACTCGCAGGACGTGTGCGACGCGTTCTTCGCCTTCTACCAGTCGCCGCGCTGCGCCGCGGTGTACAACCTGGGCGGCGGGAGAGCCAATTCGATTTCCATCATCGAGGCGATCGCCCGGCTGGGCGACCTGTTCGGGAAGAAGTTGACCACAGAATACGTGGACAAGAACCGGGTCGGCGACCACATCTGCTACATCAGCGACCTGGGGCGGTTTCAGACCGACTACCCCCAATGGCGTATCCAGGTGCCGCTGGAGGAAATCTTGCTACAGTTCGTGACGCCAAGCGTGCGGGCCGTTACGGCCTGA
- a CDS encoding glycosyltransferase, with protein sequence MDRPPKISVVTPNFNGAEYLEQTIASVLGQNYPNLEFMVIDAASTDGSVEIIRKYEKQLAWWTSRPDKGHVYAIQEGLQRSTGEIMAWLSSDDMYLPGAFSTVAEIFSQHPEVEWLATTMPAAWNENGQAVLVKELHGFNRDSFLRGANLPGGDVYTRGAIQQESTFWRRSLWDRAGAYLDTSVPLAFDFELWARFYQHAELYGVRALLGGFRFRKNQNTDRYAKEYREECGAILSRYGGIPYGRTQSWLRRNLAWRVVPLLKRVPRATSSGVLFPAKVWVHSGRGGAWTLTTKLII encoded by the coding sequence ATGGACCGTCCCCCCAAGATCTCCGTGGTGACGCCCAATTTCAACGGGGCGGAATACTTGGAGCAGACGATTGCCTCGGTTTTGGGGCAGAACTATCCCAACCTCGAATTCATGGTGATTGACGCCGCCTCGACTGACGGTAGCGTGGAGATCATCCGCAAGTACGAAAAGCAATTGGCGTGGTGGACGTCACGGCCGGACAAGGGTCACGTCTATGCGATTCAAGAAGGACTGCAGCGCTCGACCGGCGAAATCATGGCGTGGCTGAGCAGCGATGACATGTACCTGCCGGGAGCATTTTCCACGGTGGCAGAGATTTTCTCGCAGCATCCGGAGGTGGAGTGGTTGGCCACCACAATGCCGGCGGCGTGGAACGAGAATGGTCAGGCGGTGCTGGTTAAAGAACTGCATGGGTTTAATCGCGATTCGTTCTTGCGCGGGGCAAACCTGCCAGGCGGGGATGTGTACACGCGCGGAGCGATCCAGCAGGAGTCCACGTTCTGGCGGCGGTCGCTGTGGGACCGGGCCGGGGCGTATTTAGACACGTCGGTACCGCTGGCGTTCGACTTCGAGCTCTGGGCGCGGTTTTATCAGCACGCGGAACTGTATGGAGTGCGCGCGCTGCTGGGAGGATTCCGTTTCCGCAAGAACCAGAACACGGACCGGTATGCAAAGGAATACCGCGAGGAATGCGGCGCCATCCTCAGTCGGTACGGCGGAATTCCGTATGGTCGGACGCAATCGTGGCTGCGCCGCAACCTGGCGTGGCGCGTGGTTCCGTTACTGAAACGGGTGCCGCGGGCGACCTCGTCAGGAGTGTTGTTTCCAGCAAAGGTCTGGGTCCATTCCGGCCGCGGCGGCGCTTGGACGTTAACCACCAAGCTCATAATTTGA
- a CDS encoding FkbM family methyltransferase translates to MASFVRRAGGVLMRALQDPFLQYRRMRWRCGLTVFQPLLDGAGVYLYPAEELSRHLLYLDFEGAVRRAMQDVLAPGMTFIDVGANLGLYTVLAAKLVGATGRVLAFEPSERDWKRARRAIERNGLQNVELFRVALSNADGTISLNVCEPAYGGCNSVGTVTHEAAVGHVSHVEQVTCRTLDCFLAEKQVRRVDVMKLDVEGAEQLVLLGGKELFTGAGAPVLFCELSDWTARGLGTTAAETWDLMVSYGYKVYSIQRSEGGYRLAQCPRTERIEYDDVLALKPGHVSDLAGRIRFPQ, encoded by the coding sequence ATGGCGTCATTCGTGAGGCGCGCAGGCGGCGTGTTGATGCGCGCGCTGCAAGATCCTTTCTTGCAATACCGGCGGATGAGGTGGCGTTGCGGCCTCACCGTATTCCAACCATTGCTCGATGGCGCGGGCGTGTACCTTTATCCTGCGGAAGAACTCTCGCGACACCTGCTGTATCTCGATTTCGAAGGCGCCGTGCGGCGAGCAATGCAGGATGTCCTCGCACCGGGAATGACCTTCATTGATGTGGGAGCAAACCTTGGACTGTACACGGTGCTGGCGGCCAAACTGGTCGGGGCGACGGGGCGCGTGCTGGCGTTCGAACCCTCGGAGCGGGATTGGAAGCGTGCGCGGAGAGCGATCGAGCGCAATGGATTGCAGAATGTCGAGTTGTTCCGTGTGGCCCTCAGCAACGCCGACGGAACGATTTCCTTAAACGTCTGCGAACCGGCTTACGGCGGATGCAACTCCGTTGGAACGGTGACCCATGAAGCGGCAGTCGGCCACGTTTCGCACGTCGAGCAGGTGACCTGCCGCACGCTCGATTGCTTTCTCGCGGAGAAGCAAGTTCGGCGGGTGGATGTCATGAAGCTGGACGTCGAGGGAGCCGAGCAGTTGGTGCTGCTCGGTGGCAAGGAACTGTTCACCGGCGCCGGCGCACCGGTCCTGTTCTGCGAACTGTCCGACTGGACCGCGCGCGGGCTGGGGACAACTGCGGCAGAGACCTGGGACCTGATGGTGTCGTACGGGTACAAGGTTTACTCGATCCAACGGAGCGAAGGCGGATACCGCTTGGCACAGTGTCCGCGGACCGAACGGATCGAGTACGACGACGTATTGGCGTTGAAGCCTGGGCACGTGAGTGACCTGGCTGGTCGAATCAGGTTTCCCCAATGA
- a CDS encoding class I SAM-dependent methyltransferase, producing MAISNWRQSEVVQFIRRAGRALYRESPEHNFKRIGQALTARRQERQEPTTLAPHYIGLEELFNAGCVGDLVAFQLARQECNEITILGDKALLDSWQLPSRCPGITPQIVNWDWQDAPPAAPGLVLIARIPMTDEHWKTVAKLQTAVGSRIAVITQLLLPFTQVTALMARVDYAVTSLNDLVGFYLGRELYGITPYEEAPAVSPFRELDRLLPLKGKRVIEFGPLEGAQTAAILKLGAAQVDCVEARGENAAKTMAAAQAFAWHGVKVIMDDFHNVSGRTYGRYDLVFAHGVYYHSIAPFIFLENLISLSDHVFLGGFCATDDMPAGPWTVLRYEGDEYRAKTYEEPTTLSTSGINTFSYLFDKQDLQRFFCSRGFSLQVISDTPQSAVAGRYIRFLASRQTADRTAKDRGLRWRHS from the coding sequence ATGGCGATTTCCAACTGGAGGCAATCCGAGGTGGTGCAATTCATCCGACGCGCGGGGCGCGCCCTGTATCGCGAGAGCCCGGAACACAACTTCAAACGCATTGGGCAGGCATTGACGGCGCGGCGGCAGGAGCGGCAGGAGCCAACGACGCTGGCGCCGCATTACATCGGCCTCGAGGAACTATTTAACGCCGGTTGCGTCGGCGACCTGGTTGCGTTCCAACTGGCGCGTCAGGAATGCAATGAAATCACCATCCTGGGCGATAAAGCACTCCTCGATTCGTGGCAGTTGCCCTCACGGTGTCCGGGTATTACGCCGCAGATTGTGAATTGGGACTGGCAAGACGCGCCGCCGGCGGCGCCGGGATTAGTGTTGATAGCGCGGATCCCGATGACCGACGAGCACTGGAAAACCGTGGCAAAGCTGCAAACAGCCGTCGGTTCCCGGATCGCTGTGATCACTCAATTGTTGCTGCCCTTCACCCAGGTTACGGCGCTGATGGCGAGAGTTGATTACGCAGTGACTTCGCTGAATGACCTGGTGGGTTTCTATCTCGGGCGTGAACTGTACGGGATTACGCCGTACGAGGAAGCGCCGGCGGTTTCCCCGTTTCGTGAATTGGACCGGCTCCTGCCGCTCAAGGGGAAAAGAGTGATCGAATTCGGACCCTTGGAAGGGGCGCAGACGGCGGCCATCCTGAAATTGGGAGCGGCGCAAGTAGATTGTGTGGAAGCACGGGGAGAAAATGCGGCCAAGACTATGGCTGCGGCGCAGGCCTTCGCATGGCACGGAGTGAAGGTCATTATGGATGACTTCCACAACGTCAGCGGCCGTACCTACGGACGCTACGATCTGGTATTCGCCCACGGCGTTTACTACCACAGCATTGCGCCGTTCATCTTCCTGGAGAACCTGATCTCCCTTTCCGACCACGTATTCCTCGGCGGATTTTGTGCCACCGACGACATGCCCGCAGGACCGTGGACAGTATTGCGATATGAGGGAGATGAATACCGGGCCAAGACATACGAAGAACCCACAACCCTTTCGACCTCAGGCATCAACACCTTCAGCTATCTGTTTGACAAGCAGGATCTGCAGAGGTTCTTCTGCAGCAGAGGATTCAGTTTGCAGGTGATCAGTGACACGCCGCAAAGCGCAGTCGCCGGAAGGTATATACGTTTTCTGGCATCCCGACAAACGGCCGACAGAACGGCAAAGGACAGAGGACTTCGATGGCGTCATTCGTGA
- a CDS encoding ATP-binding cassette domain-containing protein, whose protein sequence is MSNIAIHCASLSKRYRIGERPTNSLREALMHRLAAPLRRHKGAHGNDSTIWALRDLSCQIGEGEVVGIIGRNGAGKSTLLKVLSRITEPTQGFAEVRGRVGSLLEVGTGFHPELTGRENIYLNGAILGMRKAEIARKFDEIVAFAEIEKFLDTPVKRYSSGMYVRLAFAVAAHLETEILLVDEVLAVGDAQFQKKCFEKVRSVGQSGRTILFVSHNMSALRQVCQRGIALESGGIVADGEINDVADKYLASVQMALATEMQAETPTCIVRDVQIRSLSSPVIKTFDRVEVRVRFTAKTAMKGPGIYVSFLTLDGQRIAGVPSNDLATFPPLAAKESVEMGFVIEDFPLLAGAYDLEVQLRDVRELKYEFVPAMFRFTVVETPVYGARKLEGGWFGNVGLQARAFCATFDGPAAGQD, encoded by the coding sequence ATGAGCAACATCGCCATTCATTGCGCATCGCTCAGCAAGCGCTACCGGATTGGCGAGCGTCCCACGAACTCCTTGCGGGAAGCGCTCATGCACCGGCTGGCAGCTCCGCTCCGCCGCCACAAGGGCGCCCATGGAAATGATTCGACGATCTGGGCTTTGCGCGACCTCTCATGCCAGATCGGCGAGGGGGAAGTCGTCGGGATCATCGGGCGCAATGGCGCCGGCAAGAGCACCCTGCTGAAGGTGCTGTCTCGCATCACGGAGCCGACCCAGGGCTTTGCGGAAGTGCGCGGGCGGGTAGGTTCGCTGCTGGAGGTGGGCACCGGGTTTCATCCCGAGCTGACCGGGCGCGAGAACATCTACTTGAACGGGGCAATCCTCGGCATGAGGAAGGCGGAGATCGCGCGCAAGTTCGACGAAATCGTGGCGTTTGCGGAAATCGAGAAATTCCTGGACACGCCCGTCAAGCGCTATTCCAGCGGCATGTACGTGCGCTTGGCGTTTGCCGTGGCGGCGCACCTGGAAACGGAAATCCTCCTGGTCGACGAAGTGCTGGCGGTGGGAGACGCACAGTTCCAGAAAAAGTGTTTCGAAAAGGTGCGCTCAGTGGGACAAAGCGGGCGGACCATCCTGTTCGTCAGCCACAACATGTCGGCGCTGCGGCAGGTGTGTCAGCGCGGGATCGCGCTGGAGAGCGGGGGCATTGTCGCCGACGGTGAGATTAATGACGTCGCCGACAAGTACTTGGCGAGCGTACAGATGGCGCTCGCGACTGAAATGCAGGCGGAAACACCCACCTGCATCGTCAGGGATGTCCAGATCCGGTCCCTCAGCAGCCCGGTGATCAAGACTTTCGACCGGGTCGAGGTACGGGTGCGATTCACCGCGAAGACGGCGATGAAAGGGCCGGGAATCTACGTCTCGTTTTTGACTTTGGACGGGCAGCGGATCGCGGGCGTGCCGTCGAATGATTTGGCAACCTTTCCGCCGCTGGCGGCAAAGGAATCGGTGGAAATGGGCTTCGTGATCGAAGACTTTCCGCTGCTGGCGGGTGCTTACGACCTGGAGGTGCAGTTGCGGGACGTCCGGGAGCTGAAGTACGAGTTTGTGCCCGCCATGTTCCGCTTCACGGTGGTGGAGACGCCGGTGTATGGGGCCCGCAAGCTCGAGGGAGGATGGTTCGGAAATGTGGGTCTGCAAGCGCGTGCGTTCTGTGCAACCTTCGATGGCCCAGCGGCAGGTCAGGATTGA
- a CDS encoding ABC transporter permease, protein MQHLPAGVVAPAPAVTLIAPSRGLSAVNLREIWEYRELLYFLAWRDIKVRYKQTALGAAWALLQPLFLMAIFTLLFSRVAKVPVSVPYPIFAFCGLLPWQLFAFGLSQSSNSLVQSQNLISKVYFPRLVIPIASVLAGLLDFAIAFLLLLAMMAYYRVPPGKGVILLPVFVLFAVITSLTAGVWLSAINVRYRDVQYTLGFLVQFWMLATPVGYPASVVPARWRWVLVLNPMAGVVEGFRWALLGTGPSPGAMLGVSVGLVLLLLIAGLHYFRRMEKTFADIV, encoded by the coding sequence ATGCAGCACCTGCCGGCCGGCGTGGTCGCTCCCGCGCCGGCGGTCACCTTGATTGCCCCCTCGCGAGGCTTGTCCGCGGTCAACCTGCGCGAGATTTGGGAGTATCGCGAACTGCTGTACTTTCTTGCTTGGCGCGACATCAAGGTACGCTACAAGCAGACCGCGCTCGGCGCCGCCTGGGCTCTGCTGCAGCCGCTCTTTCTGATGGCGATTTTCACCCTGCTCTTTAGCCGCGTCGCCAAGGTCCCGGTTTCGGTGCCGTATCCGATCTTCGCCTTTTGCGGACTCTTGCCTTGGCAGTTGTTCGCCTTCGGTCTTTCGCAGTCGAGCAACAGCCTGGTGCAGAGCCAAAACCTGATCAGCAAAGTCTATTTTCCGCGGCTGGTGATCCCCATCGCCTCCGTCCTTGCCGGCCTGCTGGATTTCGCCATCGCTTTTCTCCTGCTGTTGGCGATGATGGCGTACTATCGCGTCCCGCCCGGCAAAGGCGTGATCTTGTTGCCCGTGTTCGTGCTGTTCGCCGTGATTACTTCCTTGACCGCGGGCGTTTGGCTCTCCGCCATCAACGTCCGCTACCGCGACGTTCAGTACACTCTCGGTTTTCTTGTCCAATTCTGGATGCTCGCCACCCCGGTCGGCTATCCCGCTTCCGTGGTTCCTGCGCGCTGGCGGTGGGTGCTTGTGCTCAATCCCATGGCGGGTGTCGTCGAAGGCTTTCGTTGGGCGCTGCTCGGGACCGGCCCGAGTCCCGGCGCCATGCTGGGCGTATCGGTCGGACTGGTGCTGTTACTGCTCATTGCCGGCCTCCACTACTTCCGCCGCATGGAAAAGACTTTCGCCGACATCGTGTGA